In the genome of Nocardioides marmoribigeumensis, one region contains:
- a CDS encoding acetyl/propionyl/methylcrotonyl-CoA carboxylase subunit alpha, with protein sequence MGIQTLLVANRGEIALRVMRSAKARGLRTVAVYSDADRSAPHVRAADVAVRIGPTPATQSYLSIEAILDAARRTGADAVHPGYGFLSERSQFARAVTEAGLTFVGPSADVMDAMGRKDRAREIAERAGVPVVPRGEDAPFPVLVKAAAGGGGKGMRVVHRAEDLDDAIAAARREAASAFGDDTILVERYVERGRHVEVQVLADAHGHVVHLFHRDCSAQRRHQKVLEEAPAPGLSDEASRTLLESAVALSREVGYTNAGTVEFLVAGEHGREEVFFLEMNTRLQVEHPVTELAVAVGGEPLDLVDLQLGVAEGEPLPFTQDDVTIVGHAIEARVYAEDAFGGFLPQAGQASLVRWPEGPGVRVDQALEPDQTVTTAYDPMLGKVIGHGPDREAARRALVDALDRTGILGLTTNTGFLRALAASEEFRDSVVDTAWLDRNEVPAPADDPARVVAAWTDAWVARASARPGPFTSDGWRLGGEPAAMRVELDRPLSVDLAGGTVTDGDEVHQVTHHDAALHVVRLDVDDHPVTAFVNAQAGFVDVAWRGQRFLFGRRDPFSLAAAGTADGTLTAPMPGTVLAVQVAEGDEVVEGQVLGTMEAMKMELALKAPYAGVVARVGATAGEQVALGTELFHVEPHEA encoded by the coding sequence ATGGGAATCCAGACGTTGCTGGTCGCCAACCGCGGCGAGATCGCCCTGCGCGTCATGCGCTCGGCCAAGGCTCGGGGGCTGCGCACGGTCGCGGTCTACTCCGACGCCGACCGCAGCGCCCCGCACGTGCGCGCGGCCGACGTCGCGGTGCGCATCGGGCCGACCCCGGCGACGCAGTCCTACCTGTCGATCGAGGCCATCCTCGACGCCGCGCGGCGCACCGGTGCCGACGCGGTCCACCCCGGCTACGGATTCTTGTCAGAGCGATCACAATTCGCTCGCGCGGTGACCGAGGCCGGCCTCACCTTCGTCGGCCCGTCCGCGGACGTGATGGACGCGATGGGCCGCAAGGACCGGGCGCGCGAGATCGCCGAGCGCGCGGGGGTGCCCGTGGTCCCGAGGGGAGAGGACGCGCCCTTCCCCGTGCTGGTGAAGGCGGCCGCCGGTGGCGGCGGCAAGGGCATGCGCGTGGTCCACCGGGCCGAGGACCTCGACGACGCGATCGCCGCGGCCAGGCGTGAGGCCGCCTCGGCCTTCGGCGACGACACCATCCTGGTCGAGAGGTACGTCGAGCGCGGCCGTCACGTCGAGGTGCAGGTGCTCGCCGACGCGCACGGCCACGTCGTCCACCTGTTCCACCGCGACTGCTCCGCGCAGCGCCGGCACCAGAAGGTCCTCGAGGAGGCGCCGGCCCCCGGCCTGTCCGACGAGGCGAGCCGCACGCTGCTGGAGTCGGCGGTGGCGCTGTCGCGCGAGGTCGGCTACACCAACGCCGGCACGGTCGAGTTCCTCGTCGCCGGCGAGCACGGCAGGGAGGAGGTGTTCTTCCTCGAGATGAACACGCGCCTCCAGGTCGAGCACCCCGTCACCGAGCTCGCCGTGGCGGTGGGGGGCGAGCCGCTCGACCTCGTGGACCTCCAGCTCGGCGTCGCCGAGGGCGAGCCGCTGCCCTTCACCCAGGACGACGTGACGATCGTCGGCCACGCCATCGAGGCGCGGGTCTACGCCGAGGACGCGTTCGGCGGGTTCCTCCCGCAGGCGGGCCAGGCCTCCCTGGTGCGCTGGCCGGAGGGCCCCGGCGTCCGCGTCGACCAGGCCCTGGAGCCGGACCAGACCGTCACCACGGCGTACGACCCCATGCTCGGCAAGGTGATCGGCCACGGGCCGGACCGCGAGGCCGCGCGCCGTGCGCTGGTCGACGCGCTCGACCGCACCGGCATCCTCGGGCTGACCACCAACACCGGCTTCCTGCGCGCGCTGGCGGCGAGCGAGGAGTTCCGCGACTCGGTGGTCGACACCGCGTGGCTCGACCGCAACGAGGTGCCCGCCCCCGCCGACGACCCCGCCCGTGTCGTGGCGGCGTGGACCGACGCGTGGGTCGCGCGGGCGAGCGCGCGCCCGGGCCCGTTCACCTCCGACGGCTGGCGGCTCGGCGGCGAGCCGGCCGCGATGCGCGTCGAGCTCGACCGCCCCCTGTCGGTCGACCTCGCCGGCGGCACCGTCACCGACGGCGACGAGGTCCACCAGGTCACCCATCACGACGCCGCGCTGCACGTGGTGCGGCTCGACGTCGACGACCACCCGGTGACGGCTTTCGTCAACGCCCAGGCGGGTTTCGTCGACGTGGCGTGGCGCGGGCAGCGGTTCCTCTTCGGGCGCCGCGACCCGTTCTCGCTCGCCGCCGCCGGCACGGCCGACGGCACCCTCACCGCCCCGATGCCGGGCACGGTCCTCGCGGTCCAGGTCGCCGAGGGCGACGAGGTCGTGGAGGGTCAGGTGCTCGGCACCATGGAGGCGATGAAGATGGAGCTCGCGCTCAAGGCGCCGTACGCCGGCGTGGTCGCGCGCGTCGGCGCCACCGCCGGCGAGCAGGTCGCCCTGGGCACCGAGCTGTTCCACGTGGAACCGCACGAGGCCTGA
- a CDS encoding hydroxymethylglutaryl-CoA lyase has product MSTTLPAVHRAPALPERVTIYEVGPRDGLQNEKAIVPVHVKAEFIARLEAAGLPVVEATSFVHPRWVPQLADAEELLTIVDHRGTMPVLVPNERGLDRALEAGVRHVAIFGSATETFAQRNLNRSWDEQFAMFEPTVKRALAEGADVRAYVSMCFGDPWEGAVDLQRVVDSGRRLLDLGCYQLSLGDTIGVGTAGHVTALLDAFNAAGVPDDLLAVHFHDTYGQALANAHAALEHGITTYDASAGGLGGCPYAKSATGNLATEDLVWMLRGLGVETGVDLDALVATSVWMAGELGRPSPSAVVRALGSSVEPGGD; this is encoded by the coding sequence GTGAGCACCACCCTCCCTGCCGTCCACCGCGCCCCCGCGCTCCCGGAGCGCGTGACGATCTACGAGGTCGGCCCCCGCGACGGGCTGCAGAACGAGAAGGCGATCGTCCCGGTCCACGTCAAGGCGGAGTTCATCGCCCGGCTCGAGGCGGCCGGGCTGCCGGTGGTGGAGGCGACGAGCTTCGTCCACCCGAGGTGGGTGCCCCAGCTCGCCGACGCCGAGGAGCTGCTCACCATCGTCGACCACCGCGGCACGATGCCGGTGCTGGTCCCCAACGAGCGCGGTCTCGACCGCGCGCTGGAGGCCGGCGTGCGCCACGTGGCGATCTTCGGCAGCGCCACCGAGACCTTCGCCCAGCGCAACCTCAACCGGTCCTGGGACGAGCAGTTCGCGATGTTCGAGCCGACGGTCAAGCGCGCGCTCGCCGAGGGCGCCGACGTCCGCGCCTACGTCTCGATGTGCTTCGGCGACCCGTGGGAGGGCGCTGTGGACCTTCAGCGCGTGGTCGACAGCGGCCGACGGCTGCTCGACCTCGGCTGCTACCAGCTCTCCCTCGGCGACACCATCGGCGTCGGCACGGCCGGCCACGTCACCGCGCTGCTCGACGCCTTCAACGCCGCAGGTGTGCCCGACGACCTCCTCGCGGTCCACTTCCACGACACCTACGGCCAGGCCCTGGCCAACGCGCACGCCGCGCTGGAGCACGGCATCACGACGTACGACGCCAGCGCCGGCGGCCTGGGCGGGTGCCCCTACGCCAAGTCGGCCACGGGCAACCTGGCCACCGAGGACCTGGTGTGGATGCTCCGCGGGCTCGGGGTCGAGACGGGGGTCGACCTCGACGCGCTGGTCGCCACCAGCGTCTGGATGGCGGGGGAGCTGGGCCGGCCGAGCCCCAGCGCGGTGGTGCGCGCCCTGGGTTCGTCGGTGGAGCCCGGAGGCGACTGA
- a CDS encoding TetR/AcrR family transcriptional regulator translates to MTAGTRDRLIGAARECLLTDGHAQLSTRRVADRAGVPLSQIHYHFGSRQGLVLALLTHENTQLLARQAAMYGADAPLWQRYDQACDFLEEDLASGYVRMLQEMIAAGWSDAAIGAEVTRLLRGWFDLLEQVVTEAADELGDLGPFRPRTIATLVGLGFMGGESMLLLGGDWTDDVLTALRAVGAFLRPDR, encoded by the coding sequence ATGACCGCAGGGACGCGCGACCGGCTGATCGGGGCGGCCCGCGAGTGCCTGCTCACCGACGGCCACGCCCAGCTCTCGACGCGGCGCGTGGCCGACCGCGCGGGCGTGCCGTTGAGCCAGATCCACTACCACTTCGGCAGCCGTCAGGGCCTCGTGCTCGCCCTGCTCACGCACGAGAACACCCAACTGCTGGCCCGGCAGGCGGCGATGTACGGCGCCGACGCGCCGCTGTGGCAGCGCTACGACCAGGCCTGCGACTTCCTCGAGGAGGACCTCGCCTCGGGCTACGTGCGGATGCTGCAGGAGATGATCGCCGCCGGGTGGAGCGACGCGGCGATCGGCGCCGAGGTGACCCGCCTGCTGCGCGGGTGGTTCGACCTGCTCGAGCAGGTGGTCACCGAGGCGGCCGACGAGCTCGGCGACCTCGGCCCCTTCCGCCCCCGCACGATCGCCACCCTGGTCGGGCTGGGCTTCATGGGGGGCGAGTCGATGCTGCTGCTGGGCGGCGACTGGACCGACGACGTCCTCACCGCGCTCCGGGCCGTGGGGGCCTTCCTCCGGCCCGACCGGTGA
- a CDS encoding tautomerase family protein — protein sequence MPLIEVNVIKDVFSPEQKRRIITRLTDAMVEIEGENMRPVTWCVVREVASGDWGIAGNPLTTEDVRALAAGVPAGV from the coding sequence ATGCCGCTCATCGAGGTCAACGTGATCAAGGACGTGTTCAGCCCGGAGCAGAAGCGCCGGATCATCACGCGCCTGACCGACGCCATGGTCGAGATCGAGGGCGAGAACATGCGCCCGGTCACGTGGTGCGTCGTGCGCGAGGTCGCCAGCGGCGACTGGGGCATCGCGGGCAACCCGCTGACCACCGAGGACGTGCGGGCCCTCGCCGCGGGCGTCCCCGCCGGGGTCTGA
- a CDS encoding glycosyltransferase yields the protein MTRSWTRAGRRPRRVLYLSSPIGLGHARRDLAIAQELRRAHPDLRVDWLTQHPVTRVLEDAGEHVHPASAWLAGESAHLEGESGEHDLHVFQAIRDMDEILVNNFMVFHDVVEETAYDLVVGDESWDVDYFLHENPELKRFAFAWMTDFVGWLPMPGLGAREALLTADYNAEMLEQRARHRRVRDRQVFVGNPDDVVDESFGPGLPGIREWTHEHFDFSGYVTGFDPPSAERVARCREELGVGPDELLCVVAVGGSGVGEPLLRRVLDAVGPARDLLPGLRFWVVTGPRIDPSRLPEVPGVEVRGYVPDLYLHLAAADVAVVQGGLTTTMELAAAEVPFLYVPLQHHFEQNVHVPHRLRNYGAGRCTPFEEASDPHRLAEAIVAQVGNEVTSRPVETDGAVRAARMLEELL from the coding sequence ATGACGCGCTCGTGGACCCGGGCCGGCCGCCGGCCCCGCCGCGTGCTCTACCTCTCCTCGCCGATCGGGCTGGGGCACGCGCGGCGCGACCTCGCCATCGCCCAGGAGCTGAGGCGGGCCCACCCCGACCTCCGGGTCGACTGGCTCACCCAGCACCCGGTCACGCGCGTGCTCGAGGACGCCGGCGAGCACGTCCACCCCGCGTCGGCGTGGCTGGCCGGCGAGTCGGCCCACCTCGAGGGCGAGTCGGGCGAGCACGACCTCCACGTCTTCCAGGCGATCCGGGACATGGACGAGATCCTGGTCAACAACTTCATGGTGTTCCACGACGTGGTCGAGGAGACCGCCTACGACCTGGTCGTCGGCGACGAGTCCTGGGACGTCGACTACTTCCTGCACGAGAACCCCGAGCTCAAGCGCTTCGCCTTCGCCTGGATGACCGACTTCGTCGGCTGGCTGCCGATGCCCGGCCTCGGGGCCCGCGAGGCGCTCCTGACCGCCGACTACAACGCCGAGATGCTCGAGCAGCGGGCGCGGCACCGCCGGGTCCGTGACCGCCAGGTGTTCGTGGGCAACCCGGACGACGTCGTGGACGAGTCGTTCGGGCCGGGCCTGCCCGGCATCCGCGAGTGGACCCACGAGCACTTCGACTTCTCCGGCTACGTCACCGGCTTCGACCCGCCCTCGGCCGAGAGGGTCGCCCGGTGCCGCGAGGAGCTGGGCGTCGGCCCCGACGAGCTCCTCTGCGTGGTCGCGGTCGGCGGCTCCGGGGTCGGGGAGCCCCTGCTGCGCCGGGTGCTCGACGCGGTCGGGCCGGCGCGCGACCTGCTGCCCGGGCTGCGCTTCTGGGTGGTCACGGGCCCCCGGATCGACCCGTCGCGCCTGCCCGAGGTCCCGGGCGTCGAGGTCCGTGGCTACGTGCCCGACCTCTACCTCCACCTGGCCGCCGCCGACGTCGCGGTGGTGCAGGGCGGGCTCACGACCACGATGGAGCTCGCGGCGGCCGAGGTGCCGTTCCTCTACGTGCCGCTGCAGCACCACTTCGAGCAGAACGTCCACGTCCCGCACCGCCTGCGCAACTACGGCGCCGGCCGGTGCACGCCCTTCGAGGAGGCCTCCGACCCGCACCGGCTCGCGGAGGCGATCGTCGCCCAGGTCGGCAACGAGGTCACCTCGCGGCCGGTCGAGACCGACGGCGCGGTGCGCGCCGCCCGGATGCTGGAGGAGCTGCTGTGA
- a CDS encoding nuclear transport factor 2 family protein — protein MNDRTSDEQAVRATALDYFEGWYAADLARVDRALHPALVKRSAVQVGAQPPSLTTKERMLELVRAGGGVEDRTDDPIEVTVVDVHHDVAAAVVRSAQYREYLHLVRTGARWQVVNAFWQLTDPAGEPGQDDAR, from the coding sequence GTGAACGACCGCACGAGCGACGAGCAGGCGGTGCGCGCCACCGCCCTGGACTACTTCGAGGGGTGGTACGCCGCCGACCTGGCCCGGGTGGACCGGGCGCTGCACCCCGCGCTGGTGAAGCGCTCGGCCGTGCAGGTGGGGGCGCAGCCGCCGAGCCTGACCACCAAGGAGCGGATGCTCGAGCTCGTCCGGGCCGGCGGGGGCGTCGAGGACCGCACCGACGACCCGATCGAGGTCACCGTGGTCGACGTCCACCACGACGTCGCCGCCGCCGTGGTGCGGTCCGCGCAGTACCGCGAGTACCTCCACCTCGTGCGCACCGGCGCGCGGTGGCAGGTCGTCAACGCCTTCTGGCAGCTCACCGACCCGGCCGGCGAGCCCGGGCAGGACGACGCGCGGTGA
- a CDS encoding alpha/beta fold hydrolase, whose translation MRTLAPDVSARNESDGVRIHHEVWGEVGSGRDRTVLLLPTWTIVHKRLWKAQVPYLSRHLRVLTYDGPGNGGSDRPLDPAAYDHDQQVRHAVRVLDASGTDRAVVVAFSQGCTWALELAAFHPERVRGVVLIGAAVPLTDGHAVRVAEGDPSGLPPSRVPLVEQDPDEHWAKYDPGYWREHHEDFCWFFFGRCFPEPHSTKQVEDCVGWALETTPEVLAAEALARRPSRELVEGWCRSLTAPVLALHGDEDLISPPSRGRRIAELTGGEYVELVGSGHVPQARDPVRVNLLVAEFAARCFAADG comes from the coding sequence GTGAGGACGCTCGCCCCGGACGTCTCGGCCCGCAACGAGAGCGACGGCGTCCGGATCCACCACGAGGTGTGGGGCGAGGTCGGGAGTGGGAGGGACCGCACGGTCCTGCTGCTCCCGACCTGGACGATCGTGCACAAGCGGCTGTGGAAGGCGCAGGTGCCCTACCTCTCGCGCCACCTGCGGGTGCTGACCTACGACGGTCCGGGCAACGGCGGCTCCGACCGTCCGCTCGACCCGGCGGCCTACGACCACGACCAGCAGGTCCGGCACGCCGTGCGGGTGCTCGACGCCAGCGGCACCGACCGGGCGGTGGTCGTCGCCTTCTCCCAGGGGTGCACGTGGGCCCTCGAGCTGGCCGCGTTCCACCCCGAGCGGGTCCGGGGCGTGGTCCTGATCGGCGCGGCCGTGCCGCTCACCGACGGGCACGCGGTGCGCGTCGCGGAGGGGGACCCGTCGGGGCTGCCGCCGTCACGGGTGCCTCTGGTCGAGCAGGACCCCGACGAGCACTGGGCGAAGTACGACCCCGGCTACTGGCGCGAGCACCACGAGGACTTCTGCTGGTTCTTCTTCGGCCGGTGCTTCCCCGAGCCCCACTCCACCAAGCAGGTCGAGGACTGCGTCGGCTGGGCGCTCGAGACCACGCCGGAGGTGCTCGCCGCCGAGGCGCTGGCCAGGCGGCCGAGCCGCGAGCTCGTGGAGGGCTGGTGCCGGTCGCTGACCGCACCGGTGCTCGCCCTGCACGGCGACGAGGACCTGATCAGCCCGCCGTCGCGCGGACGGCGGATCGCCGAGCTCACCGGCGGGGAGTACGTCGAGCTCGTGGGCTCCGGCCACGTGCCGCAGGCCCGTGACCCGGTGCGGGTCAACCTGCTGGTCGCGGAGTTCGCCGCACGGTGCTTCGCCGCGGACGGGTGA
- a CDS encoding EcsC family protein has product MGIRRKVIDAVVPDVHKVAPKLNRGFIHQTLLRAINGVGPLPSAAAVAEKHLRDNEGAVDQAVNDVVKTHTGLAAGEGFVTNLGGLTTAPATIPANIAGLALLQCRMVATIAHLRGYDLSDGRVRNAILLCVLGEDAVKQLVRKRRIPGRPSVLVTAPVHDPELDALVAGEVTSALISRVIGKRAAGTVIRRVPVAGGVWGASSDGWNTWQVGRYAARELMARRHPH; this is encoded by the coding sequence ATGGGCATCCGCCGCAAGGTCATCGACGCCGTCGTCCCCGACGTCCACAAGGTCGCACCCAAGCTCAACCGCGGCTTCATCCACCAGACGCTCCTGCGCGCGATCAACGGCGTGGGTCCGCTGCCGTCCGCCGCTGCCGTCGCCGAGAAGCACCTGCGGGACAACGAGGGCGCGGTCGACCAGGCGGTCAACGACGTGGTCAAGACCCACACCGGCCTCGCGGCCGGTGAGGGCTTCGTGACCAACCTCGGGGGCCTCACCACGGCGCCGGCGACGATCCCGGCCAACATCGCCGGGCTGGCCCTGCTCCAGTGCCGGATGGTGGCCACGATCGCCCACCTGCGGGGCTACGACCTGTCCGACGGGCGCGTGCGCAACGCGATCCTGCTCTGCGTGCTCGGTGAGGACGCGGTCAAGCAGCTGGTCCGCAAGCGCCGCATCCCGGGCCGCCCCTCGGTGCTGGTCACCGCACCGGTCCACGACCCCGAGCTCGACGCGCTCGTCGCCGGCGAGGTCACCTCGGCGCTGATCAGTCGCGTCATCGGCAAGCGGGCGGCCGGCACCGTCATCCGTCGCGTGCCCGTCGCCGGCGGCGTGTGGGGCGCGAGCTCCGACGGGTGGAACACCTGGCAGGTCGGGAGGTACGCCGCGCGCGAGCTGATGGCGCGCCGGCACCCGCACTGA